From the Leptolyngbya sp. O-77 genome, one window contains:
- a CDS encoding ShlB/FhaC/HecB family hemolysin secretion/activation protein has product MDRVGTLLLGLGLSLLGGYFKMPGAIAQSLDPRPQPPLPPLPADLLLQPPAPPQPPLPAEPLPPLPPPEELLPPVNLEPPSQDLPAEIPEALPIARFVVQGSSVFSAEKLATVAKQSVVSGVSGSVAENGGDRCSRRVDSPDVLIAQPLTFAQVLQARAAITQLYIDCGYISSGAIVPADQVLPQTPDGYVVTIQVIEGSLEAINVTGLNRLDGDYIRARLRRAAGTPLNVNELLEGLQLLQLDPLIRSVSADLQAGTRTGTNVLQVVVQEADPVSLNVTLDNGRSPSVGSFRQRVQLTHANLLGYGDGLSIGYTRTSGSNEVSGSYTIPLNPQNGTLRIAAGTTRSDVIEEPFDQLNISSRSPYAEVALRQPVGRSPNEEFALGLTLSHQRSRTTFEIPDEQGFPSPGADDQGRTRVTALRFVQEWTQRDRQQVLAARSQFSLGLDWLDATVNDGEPDSRFFAWRGQGQWVRLLATDTLFLLRGDVQLTGDSLLALEQFGLGGAESVRGYRQDALLTDSGALLSAEVRLPILRVPEIDGLLQLAPFIDAGTVWNADSSQRNDNQPDTLVGVGLGLLWQQGDRLSIRVDWGIPLVELSGSGDSLQESGIYFSVLYSPF; this is encoded by the coding sequence ATGGATCGTGTAGGGACGCTATTGCTAGGGCTGGGGCTGTCTTTATTGGGCGGCTATTTCAAGATGCCAGGGGCGATCGCCCAGTCGCTTGACCCTCGCCCCCAGCCGCCGTTGCCACCTCTGCCAGCGGATCTGCTGCTTCAGCCGCCTGCGCCGCCCCAGCCGCCGTTGCCCGCGGAGCCGCTGCCGCCTCTGCCGCCGCCAGAGGAACTGCTGCCGCCAGTCAATCTAGAGCCGCCATCGCAAGACCTGCCTGCGGAAATCCCTGAGGCGCTGCCGATCGCCCGATTTGTAGTGCAGGGTAGCAGTGTGTTCAGCGCCGAAAAGCTGGCAACGGTGGCGAAGCAGTCCGTAGTGAGCGGCGTGTCGGGAAGCGTGGCAGAAAACGGGGGCGATCGCTGTTCCCGCAGGGTAGACTCACCGGATGTTTTAATCGCACAACCGCTCACCTTTGCCCAGGTGCTTCAGGCACGGGCGGCCATCACCCAGCTTTACATCGACTGTGGCTATATTAGTTCGGGGGCGATCGTCCCGGCTGATCAGGTCTTGCCGCAAACGCCCGACGGCTACGTCGTCACGATTCAGGTCATCGAGGGCAGCCTAGAAGCCATCAACGTGACGGGGCTAAATCGGCTAGATGGGGACTATATTCGCGCTCGGCTGCGGCGGGCCGCAGGAACACCGCTCAACGTGAACGAGCTGCTGGAGGGGTTGCAACTGCTCCAGCTTGACCCACTGATTCGCAGCGTGTCTGCTGATCTGCAAGCGGGAACGCGCACCGGAACCAATGTGCTGCAAGTCGTCGTGCAGGAAGCCGACCCGGTAAGCCTGAATGTAACGCTGGATAATGGGCGATCGCCCAGTGTCGGCAGCTTTCGGCAGCGGGTGCAGCTCACCCACGCCAACCTGCTGGGCTATGGCGACGGGCTGAGCATCGGCTATACGCGCACCAGCGGCAGCAACGAAGTTTCGGGCAGCTACACGATCCCGCTGAATCCGCAAAACGGCACGCTGCGAATCGCCGCCGGAACCACCCGCAGCGACGTGATCGAGGAGCCATTTGACCAGCTCAATATTTCCTCGCGATCGCCCTATGCTGAGGTGGCGCTGCGACAGCCTGTGGGGCGATCGCCCAACGAAGAATTTGCCCTCGGCCTCACCCTCTCCCACCAGCGCAGCCGCACCACCTTTGAAATTCCAGATGAGCAGGGCTTTCCCTCGCCTGGAGCCGATGACCAGGGGCGCACCCGCGTCACCGCCCTCCGATTTGTGCAGGAATGGACCCAGCGCGATCGCCAGCAGGTTCTCGCCGCCCGCTCACAGTTCAGCCTGGGGCTGGATTGGCTGGACGCAACGGTAAACGATGGCGAACCCGATAGCCGATTTTTTGCCTGGCGCGGCCAGGGGCAGTGGGTTCGACTGCTGGCGACCGACACCCTATTTCTGCTGCGGGGCGACGTGCAGTTGACGGGCGATTCGCTGCTTGCGCTGGAACAGTTTGGGCTGGGCGGAGCCGAGAGCGTGCGCGGCTATCGCCAGGATGCCCTGCTGACCGATAGCGGAGCGCTGCTCTCAGCCGAGGTACGGCTACCGATTCTGCGGGTTCCTGAAATTGACGGACTGCTGCAACTGGCTCCCTTTATCGATGCGGGCACGGTCTGGAACGCCGACAGCAGCCAGCGCAACGACAATCAGCCAGATACCCTGGTCGGCGTTGGACTTGGGCTGCTGTGGCAACAGGGCGATCGCCTATCTATCCGGGTCGATTGGGGCATTCCGCTGGTGGAGCTATCCGGGTCAGGCGACTCGCTCCAGGAAAGCGGCATCTACTTCTCGGTACTCTATTCGCCATTTTGA
- the petH gene encoding ferredoxin--NADP reductase gives MYNPSAAGGAANSPSGSRLFLYEVEGLRQNQETDKQDFPIRRSGSVFITVPYSRMNQEMQRITRLGGRILSIRPLTIDSETNGKAAPAPEAPPAAATPAAVAESPTPEAEGKKPMTQAKEKEKSTIPVNIYRPNAPFIGKCLSNEKLVGEGGIGTVNHITFDLSGGDLHYLEGQSIGIIPEGTDDKGKPHKLRLYSIASTRHGDKMDDKTVSLCVRQLEYKHPETGETVYGVCSTYLCNLEPGADVKITGPVGKEMLLPDDPDAKIIMMATGTGIAPFRAFLWRMFKDNERAANPDYQFNGFAWLIFGIPVTPNILYKEELEEIQAKYPENFRLTYAISREQQNPKGGRMYIQDRVAEHADEIWAMVKDEKTHVYICGLKGMEDGIDAAMAEAAAKEGVTWKDYQRSIKERWHVETY, from the coding sequence ATGTATAACCCTAGCGCAGCAGGTGGCGCTGCCAACTCACCATCCGGGAGTCGCCTCTTCCTCTACGAGGTTGAAGGTCTACGCCAAAACCAGGAAACCGATAAACAAGACTTCCCCATTCGGCGGAGCGGCAGCGTGTTTATCACGGTGCCCTACTCTCGCATGAATCAGGAAATGCAGCGGATTACCCGCTTGGGGGGAAGGATTCTTAGCATTCGTCCCCTGACTATCGATAGCGAAACCAACGGTAAGGCTGCTCCCGCCCCTGAAGCCCCTCCCGCCGCAGCGACCCCTGCTGCTGTGGCCGAGTCGCCAACTCCTGAAGCGGAAGGGAAGAAACCCATGACCCAGGCTAAAGAAAAAGAAAAGTCTACGATTCCGGTTAACATTTACCGCCCGAATGCCCCGTTTATTGGTAAGTGCCTCTCGAACGAGAAGCTGGTCGGTGAAGGCGGCATTGGCACGGTGAACCACATTACGTTTGATTTGTCGGGTGGCGACCTGCACTACTTGGAAGGGCAGAGTATTGGCATTATCCCTGAAGGGACGGATGACAAAGGTAAGCCCCACAAGCTGCGCCTGTATTCCATCGCCTCGACCCGTCATGGCGACAAGATGGATGACAAAACCGTATCGCTCTGCGTTCGCCAGTTGGAATACAAGCACCCCGAAACGGGTGAAACGGTCTACGGTGTTTGCTCTACTTACTTGTGCAACCTGGAGCCAGGGGCAGACGTAAAGATTACTGGCCCTGTTGGCAAGGAAATGCTGCTGCCGGACGACCCTGATGCCAAAATCATCATGATGGCGACAGGTACAGGCATTGCGCCGTTCCGGGCGTTCCTGTGGCGCATGTTCAAGGACAACGAGCGGGCGGCGAACCCAGACTATCAGTTCAACGGGTTTGCCTGGCTGATCTTTGGGATTCCGGTGACACCGAACATCCTTTATAAGGAAGAACTGGAGGAAATCCAGGCCAAGTATCCTGAAAACTTCCGCCTGACCTACGCCATCAGCCGCGAGCAGCAGAACCCGAAAGGCGGCCGGATGTATATCCAAGATCGTGTTGCAGAGCACGCGGATGAGATCTGGGCGATGGTTAAGGATGAGAAGACTCACGTCTACATCTGTGGTCTAAAGGGCATGGAAGATGGCATTGATGCCGCCATGGCTGAGGCTGCGGCGAAGGAAGGCGTGACCTGGAAGGACTATCAGCGCTCGATCAAGGAACGCTGGCACGTTGAGACCTACTAG
- a CDS encoding DUF3611 family protein: protein MQTKPDLRSPANRALDLSRAFWWVGLLSVLLQVGLGAAAAAALVSTSRSNLVLDEPPVRGIGIGIFWAVCGCVLLLVAIANAFRYIRISQRLRRLDLEQHPKTIALVRLLRVGIVLGLVGALVTLVGAEVSIATLMTQAETSSSLANTQGFVRILNLQVVAANLHLVAAHFAGLTLSLGLYDWFRRQ, encoded by the coding sequence ATGCAAACCAAGCCAGACCTGCGATCGCCCGCCAATCGGGCCCTAGACCTGTCTCGCGCCTTTTGGTGGGTGGGTTTGCTCAGTGTGCTGCTGCAAGTGGGGTTGGGCGCGGCGGCGGCGGCGGCGTTGGTGTCTACGTCGCGCTCGAATCTGGTGCTGGATGAGCCGCCTGTGCGGGGTATTGGTATTGGTATCTTTTGGGCAGTGTGTGGTTGTGTGCTGCTGCTGGTGGCGATCGCCAATGCTTTTCGCTACATTCGCATTTCCCAGCGTCTTCGCCGACTCGACCTGGAACAACACCCCAAGACCATCGCCCTAGTCAGACTGCTGCGTGTGGGCATTGTATTGGGCTTGGTTGGGGCGCTGGTCACGCTGGTCGGCGCGGAAGTCAGCATTGCAACGCTGATGACCCAGGCTGAAACCTCATCTTCTTTGGCAAACACGCAGGGATTTGTGCGAATCCTCAACCTGCAAGTGGTAGCGGCAAACCTGCACCTAGTCGCTGCCCATTTTGCGGGGCTGACCCTCTCTCTCGGACTCTACGACTGGTTCCGACGACAGTAG
- a CDS encoding sensor histidine kinase, translated as MSPAVRKLVRPVSLRVKLLVGFSVVFSLVFAGAFYWFYSYTTEKVVARLRADMRSTLIGALSGVNPDDLLGLYAEGERNAEGFSDDPRYLSQLAWFETVQNIEPRVWLYSYIIGNADTNRRVGLPAVGPGEREIIYLVDLWALNDPTKAAKFLESDHAGLLARRIELQGGIQESDKIYTDRWGTWISAAAPVKSQRDDIILVVGLDIDAQYVRLLQQAIRNRMLFAFIITYAVFFVLIYMLSGILTRQLASLTRSAQQIASGDYSLDLSFAEKNPFPDEMTTLAEVFKSMVNSIRIREQMIREGKRTEDEIRLALKEERELSELKSRFVSMVSHELRTPLTVLRTSLELLERYGHVAPEEKREKYFQRSRAAITTMNQLIEDVLVSAKAEAGRLEFSPSWIDLKSFCHDVVEEMRMSIGASHKIVLNCYGSCELVYLDPKLLRSILSNLISNAVKYSLAGGVVEFDLSCFDQVATFEIRDYGIGIPDEDQPRLFRLFHRASNVNAIRGTGLGLAIVYQCVLQHQGEIYFTSCEGVGTSFVVKLPLTLGSRTEQLSPESV; from the coding sequence ATGTCGCCGGCAGTTAGAAAACTCGTCAGACCAGTGAGCCTGCGCGTCAAGCTACTGGTGGGTTTCAGCGTGGTGTTTAGCCTGGTGTTTGCGGGAGCCTTCTACTGGTTCTATTCCTATACAACCGAAAAGGTCGTTGCTCGCCTGCGGGCCGACATGCGCTCTACGCTCATCGGGGCCCTATCGGGCGTAAACCCAGATGACTTGCTGGGCCTCTACGCCGAGGGAGAGCGCAATGCTGAGGGCTTTTCGGACGACCCCCGCTACCTGAGTCAGCTTGCTTGGTTTGAGACAGTTCAAAATATCGAGCCGAGGGTCTGGCTCTACTCCTATATCATTGGCAATGCCGACACCAATCGCCGCGTTGGCCTACCCGCCGTTGGCCCTGGCGAGAGAGAAATTATTTATCTGGTAGACCTCTGGGCGCTGAATGACCCCACCAAGGCAGCCAAGTTTCTAGAATCTGACCACGCAGGACTACTGGCTCGGCGTATCGAGCTGCAAGGCGGCATTCAGGAAAGCGACAAAATCTATACCGACCGATGGGGCACCTGGATTTCTGCTGCTGCCCCGGTCAAGAGCCAGCGGGACGACATCATTTTGGTTGTGGGTTTGGATATCGACGCCCAATACGTCCGGCTGCTGCAACAGGCCATTCGCAACCGCATGTTATTTGCCTTCATCATCACCTATGCAGTCTTTTTTGTGCTGATTTACATGCTGTCGGGCATATTGACTCGGCAACTGGCCAGCCTGACCCGATCCGCCCAGCAAATTGCCAGTGGTGACTACAGCCTGGACTTATCCTTTGCCGAAAAAAATCCTTTTCCCGATGAGATGACGACGCTGGCGGAAGTGTTCAAAAGCATGGTGAACAGCATCCGCATCCGCGAGCAGATGATTCGGGAAGGCAAGCGAACTGAAGACGAAATTCGACTGGCGCTAAAAGAAGAGCGAGAGCTGAGTGAGCTAAAGTCGCGATTTGTGTCGATGGTGTCGCACGAACTGCGAACCCCCCTCACCGTGTTACGCACGTCGCTGGAACTGCTGGAACGATACGGGCACGTTGCACCGGAGGAAAAGCGAGAGAAATATTTCCAGCGGAGCCGTGCCGCCATTACCACGATGAATCAATTGATTGAGGATGTGTTGGTCAGCGCCAAGGCGGAGGCCGGTCGGCTAGAGTTTAGCCCCAGTTGGATTGATCTGAAGTCGTTTTGTCATGATGTGGTAGAAGAGATGCGGATGAGCATTGGCGCATCTCACAAGATTGTGTTGAATTGCTACGGCTCCTGCGAACTGGTTTATCTCGACCCCAAACTCCTCAGATCCATTCTGAGCAATCTGATCTCCAACGCGGTGAAATATTCCCTAGCAGGTGGCGTCGTGGAATTTGACCTGTCCTGTTTTGATCAAGTGGCAACGTTTGAGATCCGCGACTACGGCATTGGTATCCCGGATGAAGACCAGCCCCGCCTGTTTCGCCTGTTTCACCGGGCCAGCAATGTGAACGCCATTCGCGGCACGGGCTTGGGGCTAGCGATTGTTTATCAGTGTGTGTTGCAGCATCAGGGCGAAATCTACTTTACCAGCTGCGAGGGCGTAGGCACGTCGTTTGTGGTGAAGCTGCCGCTGACGCTGGGTAGCCGCACCGAGCAACTGTCGCCGGAGTCGGTGTAG